A region of Argentina anserina chromosome 5, drPotAnse1.1, whole genome shotgun sequence DNA encodes the following proteins:
- the LOC126796316 gene encoding uncharacterized protein LOC126796316 isoform X2 produces MAGREVREYTNLTDPKDKKWGKGKDKIDDEDITFQRMVAKMQEVAGERGGYLHGRGALDSDDLLYLKEQMEAEEDAERLLRRTEKRAFAAFKISFYEIASSLLACNN; encoded by the exons ATGGCAGGCAGAGAAGTTCGAGAATACACCAATCTCACAGACCCAAAAG ATAAAAAATGGGGCAAAGGGAAAGACAAGATAGACGACGAAGACATCACCTTCCAACGCATGGTTGCAAAG ATGCAAGAGGTTGCAGGAGAACGTGGTGGTTACCTTCATGGCCGAGGCG CCTTGGACAGTGATGACCTATTATATCTCAAGGAGCAGATGGAAGCTGAGGAGGATGCAGAACGCCTCCTTCGTCGCACTGAGAAACGAGCATTTGCTGCATTTAAGATATCCTTTTATGAAATTGCTTCTAGTTTATTGGCATGCAATAACTAG
- the LOC126796316 gene encoding uncharacterized protein LOC126796316 isoform X1, which translates to MLLLFKFHIFPSSILVYLTNAHKAASLADSSPASAPLTLRVEPKPKSGIRQQDLLKKVVEIKPKKQKVASPSSGTQLSLNQKNGGAISANSKPESNQDKDKVQLSLPSIKTDGESKVEATSQSLLGLAYDSSDDED; encoded by the exons ATGCTTTTGTTGTTCAAGTTTCATATTTTCCCCTCTTCTATCTTGGTTTACTTAACCAATGCACACAAAGCTGCAAGTCTGGCAGATTCGTCACCTGCATCAGCTCCCTTGACACTTCGTGTAGAGCCCAAACCAAAAAGTGGGATTAG ACAGCAAGATCTACTGAAAAAAGTGgttgaaataaaaccgaaaaagcAGAAAGTTGCTAGTCCATCTAGTGGCACTCAGTTGTCCCTCAACCAAAAGAATGGTGGTGCTATTTCAGCGAATTCGAAGCCTGAATCTAACCAGGACAAGGACAAAGTGCAATTGTCATTGCCATCTATTAAAACAGATGGCGAGTCCAAGGTGGAAGCTACTTCACAAAGCTTGTTAGGCTTAGCATATGACAGTTCTGATGATGaagattaa
- the LOC126795622 gene encoding secreted RxLR effector protein 161-like, whose translation MNIIGTLDEIRETTSYLKSEFEMKDLGKTRFCLGLELEHRACGILIHQSAYVQKMLRRFNMDKVHPVSTPMIGRSLDVKKDPFRPLEEDEEVLGAETPYLSAIGALLYLAQCTRPDIAFSVNLLARFSSAPTQRHWSGVKNIFRYLKGTIDLGLFFPYSKTGGSENGIVVPKEKVDDKITIPYSETPNNILVGFADAGYLSDPHKGRSQTGYVFTIGKTAISWRSTKQTLVATSSNHSEIIALHEAVRECVRLSL comes from the coding sequence atgaacataataggCACTCTTGATGAAATAAGAGAAACCACGAGCTATTTGAAAtccgaatttgagatgaaagatcttGGGAAAACTCGGTTTTGTCTAGGCCTTGAGCTAGAGCACCGAGCTTGTGGAATTCTAATCCATCAGTCTGCATATGTCCAAAAGATGCTCAGGCGatttaacatggacaaagtGCACCCTGTTAGCACTCCCATGATCGGTCGAAGTTTGGATGTAAAGAAAGATCCGTTTCGCCCACTAGAAGAGGACGAAGAGGTATTAGGAGCTGAAACTCCCTACCTAAGTGCAATAGGCGCATTATTGTACTTGGCCCAATGTACTCGACCAGATATTGCATTCTCAGTGAACTtgttagctagatttagctcagcACCTACGCAGCGTCATTGGAGTGGTGTCAAGAACATATTTCGATACCTAAAAGGAACCATTGACTTGGGTTTATTCTTTCCTTATAGTAAGACAGGAGGATCCGAGAATGGAATTGTAGTTCCTAAAGAAAAGGTCGATGACAAAATTACTATCCCCTACTCTGAAACCCCAAATaatattttggttggtttcgCTGAtgctgggtatctttctgacccACATAAAGGCCGTTctcaaactggttatgtattcacTATTGGAAAAACGgcaatatcttggagatcaacCAAGCAAACCCTTGTGGCTACCTCTTCGAACCACTCAGAGATTATCGCTCTACATGAGGCGGTTCGTGAGTGCGTAAGGCTAAGCTTATGA